Proteins found in one Pseudanabaena sp. FACHB-2040 genomic segment:
- a CDS encoding efflux RND transporter permease subunit: MLNAILKWSIAQRWIVVIGAILITLYGLRTLSQMSLDVFPSFAPPQVEIQAEAPGLAPEEVESLVTLPIESAVNGTPGVTAVRSSSVAGASAVRVVFGWDTDVYQARQLITERLQQAQSRLPEGVEAPQLAPLNSPLGIILEYAFTADSTSLMDVRQLVDRQVTNRLLAVPGITQITVFGGEERQYQVLVDPAKLSAFGVTLAEVSEAAAAANQNGAGGYLIDADQELLIRGIGRIESIEDLQQSVVKARDGTPVLLRDVAEVAIGPALKRGDGSLNGQLALVMLINKQPIADTLTVTRQVEAALAEVGSSLPPDVTIHRTFRQADFIESSIRNVRDSLRDGIIIVSVILLLFLMNWRTAVITLSAIPMSLLICLILLNWFGLSVNTMTLGGLAVAIGSVVDDSIVDMENCYRGLRQNHQQGSPKHPFQVVYDTSVEVRTSVLFSTVIIAVIFAPIFALSGVEGRIFAPMGIAYLVAIFASTLVALTLSPALCAFLLAYAPLPTEETWVSRWGQRLYQPGLRLALRRPRLILLVALGMLVASLAVLPALGRVFLPEFQERSLVASMSLFPGGSLAATNRAGLAVQDALKEDPRFTTIQMRSGRAPGDPHVVGSNFAELDVELSDEGMRDREATLDALRAEFAKLPGVPASIGGFISHRMDEVLSGVRSAIAVKIFGPDLAELRRLGTEVTTVMGTIEGVVDLQLAPQLPVRQVQIRFDRAAAARYGLSMAALADTVETALNGRVVSQVLEEQQLFDLVVWFDASARGDLDTLRNVLIDTPAGQQIPLAQLAQIDYGTGPNAISRENVSRLIVVSSNVAGRDLGSVIADIQDQVRQQVQFPPGYFIQYGGQFESEQRATQNLLVFGALALVVISVLMYFTVRSFPATVMIMFNLPLAVVGGIFSVAIGGGVLSVASLVGFITLFGVAVRNGLLLVDNYNTKLATGMPLPQVLFAGSMERLNAILMTAFTSALGMLPLVIGTGPGREILQPLAVVVLGGLFTSTALTLIVLPALYALFGRHLVPSQTAVDISSDSEVGATANGHRPVSSI, from the coding sequence ATGCTGAACGCGATTCTCAAGTGGTCCATTGCTCAACGCTGGATTGTGGTGATTGGAGCCATCCTGATTACCCTCTACGGCCTCCGCACCCTGAGCCAGATGTCTTTAGATGTGTTCCCCAGCTTTGCCCCACCCCAGGTCGAGATCCAGGCCGAAGCCCCTGGCCTTGCGCCTGAAGAGGTGGAGTCTCTGGTAACGCTGCCGATTGAGAGCGCAGTCAACGGCACGCCCGGCGTAACAGCGGTGCGCTCAAGCTCAGTGGCAGGCGCTTCAGCTGTGCGGGTAGTCTTTGGCTGGGACACCGATGTTTACCAGGCGCGGCAGCTAATTACAGAGCGATTGCAGCAGGCCCAGTCTCGCTTACCAGAGGGGGTAGAAGCGCCCCAGCTTGCTCCCCTCAATTCGCCCCTGGGCATCATCCTAGAATACGCGTTCACAGCAGACTCTACCTCGCTAATGGACGTGCGGCAGCTGGTCGATCGCCAGGTGACCAACCGGCTGCTGGCCGTGCCCGGCATCACCCAGATCACGGTCTTTGGTGGCGAGGAGCGGCAGTATCAGGTACTGGTAGATCCGGCCAAGCTGAGCGCCTTTGGAGTTACTTTAGCGGAGGTCAGCGAAGCCGCTGCTGCCGCCAACCAAAACGGGGCTGGGGGCTACCTGATTGATGCCGACCAGGAACTCCTGATTCGGGGGATTGGCCGCATCGAGTCAATTGAGGATTTGCAGCAGTCAGTGGTGAAGGCGCGGGACGGGACGCCGGTGCTGTTGCGGGATGTAGCCGAGGTCGCCATCGGGCCAGCCCTAAAGCGAGGAGATGGCAGCCTTAACGGCCAACTGGCGCTGGTCATGCTGATCAACAAGCAGCCAATCGCAGATACCCTGACGGTGACCCGGCAGGTAGAAGCGGCCCTAGCGGAAGTCGGCTCTAGCCTGCCGCCTGATGTCACCATTCATCGCACCTTTCGCCAGGCGGACTTCATCGAGTCTTCTATCCGCAACGTGCGGGATTCGCTGCGGGACGGCATCATCATTGTCTCGGTGATTTTGCTGCTGTTTCTGATGAACTGGCGGACAGCGGTCATCACCCTTAGCGCCATTCCCATGTCGCTGCTGATTTGCTTGATTTTGCTCAACTGGTTCGGCCTGAGCGTCAATACGATGACCCTGGGCGGTCTGGCTGTGGCGATTGGCTCGGTCGTAGACGACTCCATTGTCGATATGGAGAACTGCTACCGGGGACTGCGGCAAAACCACCAGCAGGGCAGCCCTAAGCACCCGTTTCAGGTGGTTTACGACACCTCTGTGGAGGTGCGCACTAGCGTGCTCTTTTCCACCGTAATTATTGCAGTGATTTTTGCGCCTATTTTTGCGCTTAGTGGAGTAGAAGGGCGAATTTTTGCGCCGATGGGCATTGCCTACCTGGTGGCGATTTTTGCCTCTACTCTGGTCGCCCTGACGCTATCGCCTGCACTCTGCGCGTTTCTGCTGGCCTACGCACCCTTGCCGACAGAAGAAACTTGGGTCTCTCGCTGGGGCCAACGGCTCTATCAACCGGGCCTGCGCCTGGCCCTAAGGCGACCTCGGCTGATCCTGCTAGTGGCGCTAGGAATGCTGGTGGCTTCCCTGGCTGTCCTGCCAGCGCTGGGGCGAGTCTTTCTGCCTGAGTTCCAGGAGCGATCGCTAGTGGCCTCCATGAGTTTGTTTCCAGGGGGATCACTAGCGGCTACAAACCGGGCTGGCTTAGCGGTACAGGATGCGCTCAAAGAAGACCCTCGCTTTACCACAATTCAGATGCGCTCCGGGCGAGCTCCCGGCGATCCCCACGTCGTCGGATCTAACTTTGCCGAGCTTGACGTTGAGCTCAGTGACGAGGGCATGAGAGACCGGGAAGCGACCCTAGATGCCCTGCGCGCAGAGTTTGCCAAGCTACCTGGTGTTCCAGCTAGCATCGGCGGCTTTATCTCCCACCGCATGGATGAGGTGCTCTCAGGGGTGCGAAGTGCGATCGCAGTCAAAATCTTTGGCCCCGACCTGGCTGAACTGCGTCGTCTAGGCACCGAAGTCACTACTGTGATGGGCACAATTGAAGGGGTAGTAGATCTACAGCTTGCCCCTCAGCTGCCCGTTCGCCAGGTGCAGATTCGCTTTGACCGTGCTGCTGCCGCTCGCTATGGGCTCAGCATGGCCGCCCTAGCCGATACGGTAGAAACGGCTCTCAATGGCCGGGTGGTGTCTCAAGTGCTAGAGGAGCAGCAGCTCTTTGATCTGGTGGTGTGGTTTGATGCCAGCGCCCGAGGCGATCTCGATACCCTGCGTAACGTGCTCATTGACACCCCTGCCGGGCAACAGATTCCCCTGGCCCAGCTAGCCCAGATAGACTATGGCACCGGACCCAACGCCATCAGCCGGGAAAATGTCTCGCGCCTGATCGTTGTCTCCTCCAACGTAGCCGGACGCGATCTGGGCTCTGTGATTGCTGATATTCAGGATCAAGTTCGTCAGCAGGTGCAGTTTCCACCAGGCTATTTCATTCAGTACGGCGGCCAGTTTGAGTCAGAGCAGCGGGCCACTCAGAACCTGCTAGTGTTTGGAGCCCTGGCCCTGGTCGTGATCTCTGTCTTGATGTATTTCACCGTTCGCTCTTTCCCGGCCACCGTTATGATCATGTTCAACCTGCCTCTAGCGGTGGTGGGCGGCATTTTCTCGGTTGCGATCGGCGGTGGGGTGCTGTCCGTCGCTTCCCTAGTCGGCTTCATCACCCTGTTCGGTGTGGCTGTCCGCAACGGTCTGTTACTGGTAGACAACTACAACACCAAGCTGGCAACCGGTATGCCCCTCCCCCAGGTTCTCTTTGCCGGATCGATGGAGCGGCTCAACGCCATCTTGATGACGGCCTTTACCTCCGCCCTGGGAATGCTGCCCCTGGTAATCGGCACCGGCCCCGGTCGAGAAATTCTGCAGCCGCTGGCAGTGGTTGTGCTGGGGGGGCTCTTTACCTCTACTGCTCTAACCCTAATTGTGTTGCCAGCCCTCTATGCTCTGTTTGGCCGTCATCTAGTGCCTTCACAGACAGCCGTTGACATCAGCTCTGATTCTGAAGTTGGGGCCACGGCCAATGGTCACCGACCCGTCAGTTCTATTTAA